In the Pseudomonas sp. ADAK2 genome, one interval contains:
- a CDS encoding ATP-binding cassette domain-containing protein, protein MTLLKFSDVSLAFGSTPLLDKVSWQIARGERVCIIGRNGTGKSSMMKLVKGDQKPDDGSVWRAPGLKIGELPQELPVADERTVFDVVAEGLDGVGELLAQYHHLSQNIVTDADLDKLMHVQHDLEARDGWRLQQLVDSTLSRLQLPADKTLAELSGGWRRRVLLAQALVSEPDLLLLDEPTNHLDIGAIAWLEEALKDFQGAVLFITHDRSFLQNLATRILELDRGGLIDWNGDYASFLVHKEASLAAEDTANALFDKKLAQEEVWIRQGIKARRTRNEGRVRALKALRNERSERRERTGKANIQLDTADKSGKQVMVLENVSFAHPGGPFLIKDFSMVLQRGDRIGLLGANGTGKTTLLKLMLNGLQPTSGTVEEGTRIDVAYFDQLRHQLDLEKTVIDNVAEGRDFIDIDGQSRHVLSYLGDFLFSPQRARTPVKALSGGERARLLLAKLFSKPANLLVLDEPTNDLDVETLELLEEVLLTFNGTVLMVSHDRAFLDNVVTSTLVFEGEGKVREYVGGYQDWLRQGGSPRLLGVTESKSGKADLTSAVVTAEAAPVAAVEAPVAKKKLSYKHQRELEMLPAQIEAMETQIAAVEAQMADSAFYQRPAAETAAVIAQLEQLQAELDVMVERWAELDA, encoded by the coding sequence ATGACCCTGCTCAAATTCAGCGATGTGTCCCTTGCTTTCGGCTCTACGCCGTTGTTGGACAAGGTGTCCTGGCAGATCGCCCGTGGTGAGCGGGTGTGCATCATCGGCCGCAATGGCACTGGCAAGTCCAGCATGATGAAGCTCGTCAAGGGCGACCAGAAGCCCGATGACGGCTCCGTTTGGCGCGCACCCGGCCTCAAGATTGGCGAATTGCCGCAAGAATTGCCGGTAGCCGACGAGCGGACCGTGTTCGACGTTGTGGCTGAAGGCCTGGACGGTGTGGGCGAGCTGCTTGCGCAGTATCACCACCTGAGCCAGAACATCGTCACCGACGCCGACCTGGACAAACTGATGCACGTCCAGCACGACCTCGAAGCCCGCGACGGCTGGCGTTTGCAGCAATTGGTCGACAGCACCTTGAGCCGTCTGCAACTGCCGGCCGACAAGACCCTCGCCGAATTGTCCGGCGGCTGGCGTCGCCGCGTCCTGCTGGCCCAGGCCCTGGTTTCCGAACCGGACCTGTTGCTGCTCGACGAACCGACCAACCACCTGGACATCGGTGCGATCGCCTGGCTCGAAGAAGCGCTGAAGGATTTCCAGGGCGCCGTGCTGTTCATCACGCACGACCGTTCCTTCCTGCAGAACCTCGCCACCCGCATCCTCGAACTGGATCGCGGCGGCCTGATCGACTGGAACGGCGACTACGCCAGTTTCCTCGTGCACAAAGAAGCCTCGCTGGCCGCTGAAGATACCGCCAACGCGCTGTTCGACAAGAAACTGGCCCAGGAAGAAGTCTGGATTCGCCAGGGCATCAAGGCGCGCCGCACCCGTAACGAAGGCCGCGTCCGCGCCCTGAAAGCCCTGCGCAACGAGCGCAGCGAGCGTCGTGAGCGCACTGGCAAAGCCAACATTCAGCTCGATACCGCCGACAAGTCCGGCAAGCAGGTGATGGTCCTCGAGAACGTGAGTTTCGCTCACCCGGGCGGCCCGTTCCTGATCAAGGACTTCTCGATGGTCCTGCAGCGCGGCGACCGTATCGGTCTGCTGGGCGCCAACGGTACCGGCAAGACTACCTTGCTGAAACTGATGCTCAACGGTCTGCAACCCACCAGCGGCACCGTGGAAGAGGGGACGCGCATTGACGTGGCCTACTTCGACCAGTTGCGCCATCAGCTGGACCTGGAAAAGACCGTGATCGACAACGTGGCCGAAGGTCGCGACTTCATCGATATCGATGGTCAGAGCCGTCACGTGCTGAGCTACCTCGGCGACTTCCTGTTCAGCCCGCAGCGTGCCCGCACGCCGGTCAAGGCGCTGTCCGGTGGTGAGCGTGCTCGCTTGCTGTTAGCCAAACTGTTCAGCAAACCGGCGAACCTGCTGGTACTCGACGAACCGACCAACGACCTCGACGTCGAAACCCTCGAGTTGCTGGAAGAGGTCCTGCTGACCTTTAACGGCACTGTGCTGATGGTCAGTCACGACCGGGCATTCCTCGACAACGTTGTGACCAGCACCCTGGTCTTCGAAGGTGAAGGCAAGGTTCGCGAATACGTCGGTGGTTATCAGGACTGGCTGCGTCAGGGCGGCTCGCCGCGCCTGCTGGGCGTGACCGAGAGCAAGTCCGGCAAGGCCGACCTGACCTCCGCTGTGGTGACGGCCGAGGCGGCGCCAGTCGCTGCAGTCGAAGCGCCGGTGGCAAAGAAAAAGCTCAGCTACAAGCATCAGCGTGAGCTGGAAATGCTGCCGGCTCAGATCGAAGCCATGGAAACGCAGATTGCGGCGGTTGAAGCGCAGATGGCGGATTCCGCGTTCTATCAGCGCCCGGCAGCCGAGACGGCTGCGGTGATTGCTCAGCTTGAGCAATTGCAGGCTGAACTCGACGTGATGGTCGAACGCTGGGCCGAGCTGGATGCCTGA
- a CDS encoding transglycosylase SLT domain-containing protein: MRSRLFSLLSCLLLSATAAQSVQAVDLSTQRQYYDEAKRALAKGDSGPYFRYSQALSDYPLEPYLAYDELTARLKTASNAEIEKFLAEHGDLPQANWMKLRWLRWLADRGDWATFVKYYDPKLNFTELDCLNAQYQIGHNQKTVGYANADKLWLTGKSQPAACDGLFGIWAAEGQLTEQKRWERTKLAAQARNYPLANSLVSGLTTLAPRGRLLVDVAQKPELLNQPSRFSPADEPMSDIVSLGLRRLAKQDPDKAMDLLDGYASSMHFSRDEKVAIAREIGLTLARRYDPRALDVMTKYDPELRDNTVSEWRLRLLLRLARWDDAYQLTRRLPQDLATTNRWRYWQARSLELAQPQNPEAQTLYKGLARERDFYGFLAADRSQLPYSLLNKPLVLSQAIINKVRNTPGVRRALEFHARGQIVDGRREWYHVSRHFNRDEMVAQAKLAYDLKWYFPAIRTISQAQYWDDLDIRFPMAHRETLVREAKVRGLHSSWVFAITRQESAFMDDARSGVGASGLMQLMPGTAKETARKFSIPLASPQQVLDPDKNIQLGAAYLSQVHSQFNGNRVLASAAYNAGPGRVRQWLRGADHLSFDVWVESIPFDETRQYVQNVLSYSVIYGQKLNSPQPLVDWHERYFDDQ; this comes from the coding sequence ATGCGCAGTCGCCTTTTCAGTCTTTTATCGTGTTTGCTTCTTTCTGCCACTGCCGCTCAATCAGTCCAGGCGGTAGACCTGTCCACCCAACGCCAGTATTACGATGAGGCCAAGCGTGCCTTGGCCAAAGGCGATTCGGGGCCTTATTTCCGCTACAGCCAGGCCCTCAGCGATTATCCGCTGGAACCGTACCTCGCCTATGACGAACTGACCGCGCGCCTTAAAACCGCGAGCAATGCCGAGATCGAGAAATTCCTCGCCGAACACGGTGACCTGCCCCAGGCCAACTGGATGAAACTGCGCTGGTTGCGCTGGCTGGCCGATCGCGGTGACTGGGCGACCTTCGTCAAGTATTACGACCCCAAGCTCAACTTCACCGAACTGGATTGCCTGAACGCGCAATATCAGATCGGGCATAACCAGAAGACTGTCGGTTATGCCAACGCCGACAAGCTCTGGCTGACCGGCAAATCCCAGCCCGCCGCCTGCGATGGCTTGTTCGGAATCTGGGCCGCCGAAGGTCAATTGACCGAGCAGAAACGCTGGGAACGCACCAAGCTCGCGGCCCAGGCGCGCAACTACCCACTGGCCAACAGCCTGGTGAGCGGCCTGACCACCCTTGCCCCGCGCGGTCGCTTGCTGGTGGATGTGGCGCAGAAACCCGAACTGCTTAATCAGCCGTCGCGGTTCAGCCCGGCCGACGAGCCGATGTCCGACATCGTCAGCCTCGGCTTACGCCGTCTGGCCAAGCAGGACCCGGACAAGGCCATGGACCTGCTCGACGGTTATGCCAGCAGCATGCACTTCTCCCGGGATGAAAAAGTGGCGATCGCCCGGGAAATCGGCCTGACCCTGGCCCGGCGCTACGACCCGCGCGCACTGGACGTGATGACCAAGTACGACCCGGAACTTCGCGACAACACCGTGTCGGAATGGCGCCTGCGTCTGTTGCTGCGTCTGGCCCGCTGGGACGACGCCTATCAGTTGACCCGTCGTTTGCCGCAGGACCTGGCCACCACCAACCGCTGGCGCTACTGGCAGGCCCGCAGCCTGGAACTGGCGCAGCCGCAGAACCCGGAAGCGCAGACGCTTTACAAAGGCCTCGCCCGCGAGCGTGATTTCTATGGCTTCCTCGCCGCGGACCGTTCGCAACTGCCCTATTCGCTGCTCAACAAGCCATTGGTGCTCAGCCAGGCGATCATCAACAAGGTGCGCAACACCCCCGGCGTACGTCGCGCCCTGGAATTCCACGCCCGCGGGCAGATCGTCGACGGTCGTCGCGAGTGGTACCACGTCAGCCGCCACTTCAACCGTGACGAGATGGTCGCCCAGGCAAAACTGGCCTACGACCTGAAATGGTATTTCCCGGCGATCCGCACCATTAGCCAGGCGCAATATTGGGACGATCTGGACATTCGCTTCCCGATGGCTCACCGCGAAACCCTGGTGCGCGAAGCCAAGGTCCGTGGCCTGCACTCGAGCTGGGTGTTCGCCATCACCCGCCAGGAAAGTGCCTTCATGGACGACGCCCGATCCGGCGTCGGCGCCAGCGGCCTGATGCAACTGATGCCGGGCACCGCCAAGGAAACCGCGCGCAAGTTCAGCATTCCCCTGGCCTCGCCACAGCAAGTGCTCGACCCGGACAAGAACATCCAGCTCGGCGCCGCGTACCTGAGCCAGGTCCACAGCCAGTTCAACGGCAACCGCGTCCTCGCCTCCGCCGCCTACAACGCCGGCCCCGGCCGCGTGCGTCAGTGGCTGCGCGGCGCGGATCACCTGAGCTTCGACGTCTGGGTGGAAAGCATCCCGTTCGACGAAACCCGCCAGTACGTGCAGAACGTGCTGTCGTACTCGGTGATCTACGGCCAGAAGCTCAACTCGCCGCAACCGCTGGTGGATTGGCATGAGCGGTATTTTGATGATCAATGA
- a CDS encoding ABC transporter transmembrane domain-containing protein gives MNPMLSSRHRRALRLTSHFLAPYRWPAFGALLALIVTAGITLSMGQGIRLLVDQGFMTQSAHLLNQTIGLFMLLVLGLAVGTFARFYLVSWIGERVVADIRRQVFNHLVYLHPGFYEDNRSSEIQSRLTADTTLLQSVIGSSLSLFLRNLLMVIGGIVLLFITNPKLTSIVVIALPLVVAPILIFGRRVRSLSRLSQDRIADIGSYVSETLGQIKTVQAYNHQVQDEQRFAATVEEAFNTARKRIFQRAWLITLVIVLVLGAVGVMLWVGGMDVIAGRISAGELAAFVFYSLIVGSAFGTLSEVIGELQRAAGAAERIAELLRSENIIQPPTTGLVTLPERVKGNLELQEVRFSYPSRPESFAVDGLNLTIKAGETLALVGPSGAGKSTVYDLLLRFYDPAEGRILLDGVPLTQLDPLDLRRCFALVSQNPALFFGSIEENIRYGNPTATLAQVQEAAKIAYAHDFIEQMPNGYQTHLGDGGLGLSGGQRQRLAIARALLVDAPILLLDEATSALDAQSEHLIQQALPSLMKNRTTLVIAHRLATVKNADRIAVMDQGKLVAVGTHQELVASNALYARLAALQFNDGKAEFDLHA, from the coding sequence ATGAACCCGATGCTCTCTTCCCGTCACCGTCGTGCCTTGCGCCTGACCAGTCATTTTCTTGCGCCGTATCGCTGGCCGGCCTTTGGTGCCTTGCTCGCGCTGATTGTCACGGCGGGCATCACCTTGTCCATGGGCCAGGGCATTCGCCTGTTGGTGGATCAGGGCTTCATGACGCAGTCGGCGCACTTGCTCAACCAGACCATTGGCTTGTTCATGTTGCTGGTGCTTGGCCTGGCCGTCGGCACCTTCGCGCGTTTTTACCTGGTGTCGTGGATAGGCGAGCGGGTCGTCGCGGATATTCGGCGCCAGGTGTTCAACCACCTGGTTTACCTGCATCCGGGGTTCTATGAAGACAACCGCAGCTCCGAGATTCAGTCGCGGCTGACCGCTGACACCACGCTGCTGCAATCGGTGATCGGCTCGTCGCTGTCGCTGTTTTTGCGCAATCTGCTGATGGTGATCGGCGGGATCGTGCTGCTGTTTATCACTAACCCCAAGCTCACCAGCATTGTGGTGATTGCCTTGCCCTTGGTGGTGGCGCCGATCCTGATCTTCGGTCGTCGGGTGCGCAGCCTGTCGCGCCTGAGTCAGGACCGGATCGCCGATATCGGCAGCTACGTCTCCGAAACCCTCGGCCAGATCAAAACCGTGCAGGCCTACAACCACCAGGTCCAGGACGAGCAACGTTTCGCCGCGACCGTGGAAGAGGCGTTCAACACCGCACGCAAGCGCATCTTCCAGCGGGCCTGGCTGATTACCCTGGTGATCGTGCTGGTGCTGGGCGCGGTCGGGGTGATGTTGTGGGTCGGCGGCATGGACGTGATTGCCGGGCGGATTTCCGCAGGTGAGCTGGCAGCGTTTGTCTTCTACAGCCTGATCGTCGGCAGCGCCTTCGGCACCTTGAGCGAAGTGATCGGCGAGTTGCAGCGAGCGGCCGGTGCGGCGGAGCGGATTGCCGAATTGCTGCGCTCGGAAAACATCATCCAGCCGCCGACCACGGGGTTGGTGACCTTGCCCGAGCGGGTCAAGGGCAATCTGGAATTGCAGGAGGTGCGCTTTTCCTACCCGTCACGTCCCGAAAGCTTTGCTGTCGATGGCTTGAATCTGACCATCAAAGCGGGGGAAACCCTGGCGCTGGTCGGGCCATCCGGCGCGGGCAAGTCCACGGTGTATGACTTGCTGTTGCGATTCTACGACCCCGCCGAAGGGCGCATCCTGCTCGACGGCGTGCCGCTGACGCAGCTCGATCCGCTGGACCTGCGCCGCTGCTTCGCCCTGGTCTCGCAAAACCCGGCGCTGTTCTTTGGCAGCATCGAGGAGAACATCCGTTACGGCAATCCGACTGCGACCCTGGCCCAGGTCCAGGAAGCCGCGAAAATCGCCTACGCCCACGACTTCATCGAACAAATGCCCAACGGCTACCAGACCCACCTCGGCGACGGCGGCCTCGGTCTGTCCGGCGGCCAGCGCCAACGCCTGGCCATCGCCCGGGCGCTGCTGGTCGACGCACCGATCCTGCTACTCGACGAAGCCACCAGCGCCCTCGACGCCCAAAGCGAACACCTGATCCAGCAAGCCCTGCCCAGCCTGATGAAAAACCGCACCACCCTGGTCATCGCCCACCGCCTGGCCACGGTGAAAAACGCCGACCGGATTGCGGTGATGGATCAAGGGAAACTGGTAGCCGTGGGCACGCATCAGGAACTGGTCGCGAGCAATGCGTTGTATGCGCGGTTGGCGGCGTTGCAGTTCAACGACGGCAAGGCCGAATTCGACCTTCACGCGTAG
- a CDS encoding PA1571 family protein: MSLQNSSEDKIQVIRTQPDQSLGCSIIDKDGREVPITEHMIQDACRELEQRLVKPAEQK; encoded by the coding sequence ATGTCCTTGCAAAACAGCAGCGAAGACAAGATTCAAGTGATCCGCACACAGCCCGACCAGTCTCTGGGTTGCTCGATTATCGATAAGGATGGGCGCGAAGTACCGATCACTGAACACATGATCCAGGACGCGTGCCGTGAACTGGAACAGCGATTGGTCAAGCCTGCCGAACAAAAGTGA
- the pdxB gene encoding 4-phosphoerythronate dehydrogenase PdxB, translated as MLIVADENIPLLDAFFEGFGEIRRVPGRSIDRATVEQADVLLVRSVTNVNRALLEGSNVKFVGTCTIGTDHLDLDYFQQAGITWSSAPGCNARGVVDYVLGSLLTLAEIEGADLTQRTYGVVGAGEVGGRLVKVLQGLGWNVLVCDPPRQAAEGGDYVSLEQIIEQCDVISLHTPLKKHGAQSTWHLFDKPRLNRLKPGTWLINASRGPVVDNAALRQVLLQREDLQAVLDVWEGEPEVDVALADLCVLATPHIAGYSLDGKQRGTAQIYQAYCDFLGQPAQVSLSELLPAPWLSQVTLHADSDPAWALAMMCRGVYDPRRDDADFRRSLVGNVNEQRAAFDALRKHYPARREIDGLQVRIEGDSPVLSQIVAALGATAV; from the coding sequence ATGCTGATTGTTGCCGATGAAAATATCCCGCTGCTTGATGCCTTCTTCGAAGGTTTCGGCGAAATTCGCCGGGTGCCGGGGCGTTCCATCGACCGCGCCACGGTTGAACAGGCCGATGTGCTGCTGGTGCGTTCGGTGACCAACGTCAACCGCGCATTGCTCGAAGGCAGTAACGTGAAGTTTGTCGGCACGTGCACCATCGGTACCGATCACCTGGACCTGGATTACTTTCAACAGGCCGGCATTACCTGGTCCAGCGCCCCCGGCTGCAATGCCCGGGGCGTGGTTGACTATGTGCTCGGCAGCCTGCTGACCCTGGCCGAAATCGAAGGCGCCGACCTGACTCAACGCACTTACGGTGTCGTCGGTGCCGGTGAAGTGGGCGGGCGGTTGGTCAAGGTCCTGCAAGGCCTGGGCTGGAACGTGCTGGTCTGCGATCCGCCACGGCAAGCGGCGGAAGGTGGCGATTACGTCAGCCTCGAACAGATCATCGAGCAGTGCGACGTCATCAGCCTGCACACCCCGTTGAAGAAGCACGGCGCGCAATCGACCTGGCATCTGTTCGACAAACCGCGTTTGAACCGGCTCAAGCCCGGCACCTGGCTGATCAACGCCAGCCGTGGCCCGGTGGTGGATAACGCCGCCCTGCGTCAGGTGTTGCTGCAGCGTGAAGACCTGCAAGCGGTGCTGGACGTCTGGGAAGGCGAACCCGAAGTCGATGTGGCGCTGGCTGACCTCTGCGTCCTGGCGACCCCACACATCGCCGGTTACAGCCTCGATGGCAAGCAGCGCGGTACGGCGCAGATCTATCAGGCGTATTGCGATTTCCTTGGTCAGCCAGCCCAGGTCAGCCTCAGCGAGTTGCTGCCGGCACCATGGTTGTCGCAGGTAACCCTGCACGCTGACAGCGATCCGGCCTGGGCGCTGGCGATGATGTGCCGTGGCGTGTACGACCCGCGCCGCGACGATGCGGATTTTCGCCGCAGCCTTGTCGGTAATGTGAACGAGCAGCGGGCGGCGTTTGATGCGCTGCGCAAGCATTATCCGGCGCGCCGGGAGATTGATGGGTTGCAGGTAAGAATCGAGGGAGATTCGCCGGTGTTGAGCCAGATCGTGGCGGCGTTGGGTGCGACGGCTGTCTAG
- a CDS encoding MATE family efflux transporter, translating into MNSVTDQPAATALTRPARIRLELKTLFALALPIMIAQLATTAMGFVDAVMAGRVGPRDLAAVALGNSIWVPVFLLMTGTLLATTPKVAQRFGAGTHSEIGPIVRQALWLALVVGLMATAMLIAAEPILHLMKVDPELIGPCMQYLHGIAAGLPAVAFYHVLRCFSDGMGRTRPAMILGLCALALNIPLNYVFIYGHFGVPAMGGAGCGWATGIVMWFMALGMVAYTHWAPAYQKSELFSRFDWPQWTVIKRLLSIGLPIGIAVFAESSIFAVIALLIGSLGATVVAGHQIALNVSSLVFMIPYSLGMAVTVRVGQALGRNEPREARFAAGVGMGSALAYACLSASMMLLLREHIATIYTTDPTVIHVAAMLIVYSALFQFSDAIQVTAAGALRGYQDTRVTMILTLFAYWGIGLPVGYALGLTDWLGAPSGPSGLWQGLIVGLSCAALMLSIRLARSARKRIRISKSAG; encoded by the coding sequence TTGAATTCCGTGACTGATCAACCCGCTGCAACCGCCCTCACCCGTCCGGCCCGGATTCGTCTGGAGCTGAAAACCCTGTTCGCCCTGGCGCTGCCAATCATGATCGCGCAATTGGCGACCACCGCCATGGGCTTCGTCGATGCGGTGATGGCCGGCCGGGTCGGGCCGCGAGATCTGGCGGCTGTAGCGTTGGGCAACTCGATCTGGGTGCCGGTGTTTCTGTTGATGACCGGCACCTTGCTGGCGACCACGCCGAAAGTCGCCCAGCGTTTCGGCGCCGGCACGCACAGCGAAATCGGCCCGATCGTGCGCCAGGCACTGTGGCTGGCACTGGTGGTGGGGTTGATGGCGACCGCCATGCTCATCGCTGCCGAACCGATCCTGCACCTCATGAAGGTCGACCCCGAGTTGATCGGTCCGTGCATGCAATACCTGCACGGCATTGCCGCCGGTTTGCCCGCTGTCGCGTTCTATCACGTGTTGCGCTGTTTCAGTGACGGCATGGGCCGCACGCGCCCGGCGATGATTCTCGGGTTATGCGCCCTGGCGCTGAACATCCCGCTCAATTACGTGTTCATTTATGGTCACTTCGGCGTACCGGCCATGGGCGGCGCCGGCTGTGGCTGGGCGACGGGGATTGTCATGTGGTTCATGGCCCTCGGCATGGTCGCCTATACGCACTGGGCCCCGGCCTACCAAAAAAGCGAGCTGTTCAGCCGTTTCGACTGGCCGCAATGGACGGTGATCAAACGCCTGCTGAGCATCGGCTTGCCAATCGGCATCGCGGTGTTTGCCGAATCGAGCATCTTCGCGGTGATCGCCTTGCTGATCGGTAGCCTCGGCGCGACCGTCGTCGCCGGCCACCAGATCGCGCTGAACGTCAGCTCTCTGGTGTTCATGATTCCTTACTCGCTGGGCATGGCCGTCACCGTACGCGTTGGCCAGGCCCTGGGCCGCAATGAACCGCGGGAAGCGCGCTTCGCCGCAGGCGTCGGCATGGGCAGCGCATTGGCCTATGCCTGCCTGTCGGCGAGCATGATGCTGTTGCTGCGTGAACACATTGCCACGATCTACACCACTGACCCGACGGTGATTCACGTCGCGGCGATGCTGATTGTGTACTCGGCGTTGTTTCAGTTTTCCGATGCGATCCAGGTCACCGCGGCCGGCGCACTGCGCGGTTATCAGGACACACGGGTGACGATGATCCTGACCTTGTTCGCGTATTGGGGGATTGGTTTGCCGGTGGGTTACGCCCTGGGCCTGACCGACTGGCTCGGCGCACCGAGCGGCCCGAGCGGGCTGTGGCAGGGTTTGATCGTGGGCTTGAGTTGCGCGGCGCTGATGCTGTCGATCCGCCTGGCGCGCAGTGCACGCAAGCGGATCCGCATCAGCAAGTCGGCGGGTTAA
- the tusA gene encoding sulfurtransferase TusA has product MSEMIDTPVDGTLDATGLNCPEPVMMLHQHIRDLAPGGLLKVIATDPSTRRDIPKFCVFLDHELVGQHEEAGTYLYWIRKKLA; this is encoded by the coding sequence ATGAGTGAAATGATTGATACGCCGGTAGACGGCACCCTCGACGCCACCGGCCTCAACTGCCCGGAGCCGGTGATGATGCTGCACCAGCACATCCGTGACCTGGCGCCCGGCGGCTTGCTGAAGGTGATCGCCACCGACCCGTCGACCCGTCGCGATATCCCCAAGTTCTGCGTGTTCCTCGACCATGAACTGGTCGGCCAGCATGAAGAGGCAGGCACCTACCTCTACTGGATCCGCAAGAAACTCGCTTAA
- the rlmM gene encoding 23S rRNA (cytidine(2498)-2'-O)-methyltransferase RlmM — protein MNTLFMHCRPGFEGEVCSEISEHAARLNVAGYAKAKTASACAEFICTEEDGAARLMRGQRFAELIFPRQWARGMFIDLPETDRISVILAHIVDFPVCGSLWLEMVDTNDGKELSNFCKKFEGHLRKALMAAGKLVEDASKPRLLLTFKSGREVFVGLAESNNSAMWPMGIPRLKFPRDAPSRSTLKLEEAWHHFIPRDQWDERLHSDMTGVDLGAAPGGWTWQLVNRGMLVTAIDNGPMAESLMDTGLVQHLMADGFTFKPRQPVDWMVCDIVEKPARNAAMLEEWIGEGHCREAVVNLKLPMKQRYAEVKRLLERIAEGFKERGIKVEIGCKQLYHDREEVTCHLRRIDVKKPKSR, from the coding sequence ATGAACACCCTCTTTATGCATTGCCGGCCGGGCTTCGAAGGCGAAGTCTGTTCCGAGATTTCCGAACACGCCGCACGGCTGAACGTGGCCGGTTATGCCAAGGCCAAGACCGCCAGCGCCTGCGCCGAATTCATCTGCACCGAAGAAGACGGCGCCGCGCGCCTGATGCGCGGCCAGCGTTTCGCCGAGCTGATCTTCCCGCGCCAATGGGCGCGCGGGATGTTCATCGACCTGCCGGAAACCGACCGCATCAGCGTGATCCTCGCGCACATCGTCGACTTCCCGGTGTGCGGCAGCCTGTGGCTGGAAATGGTCGACACCAACGATGGCAAGGAACTGTCGAACTTCTGCAAGAAGTTCGAAGGTCACCTGCGCAAGGCGCTGATGGCCGCCGGCAAACTGGTGGAAGACGCCAGCAAGCCGAGGCTGCTGCTGACTTTCAAAAGCGGTCGTGAAGTGTTTGTCGGCCTGGCCGAGTCGAATAACTCGGCGATGTGGCCGATGGGCATTCCACGTCTGAAATTTCCGCGTGACGCGCCAAGCCGTTCGACCCTGAAGCTGGAAGAGGCCTGGCACCACTTTATCCCCCGGGATCAGTGGGACGAGCGCCTGCACAGCGACATGACCGGCGTTGACCTCGGTGCCGCACCGGGCGGCTGGACTTGGCAGCTGGTCAATCGCGGGATGCTGGTGACCGCCATCGACAACGGTCCTATGGCCGAAAGCCTGATGGACACCGGCCTGGTGCAGCACTTGATGGCCGACGGTTTCACCTTCAAGCCGCGCCAACCGGTGGACTGGATGGTCTGCGACATCGTCGAGAAACCGGCGCGCAACGCCGCGATGCTGGAAGAATGGATTGGTGAAGGCCATTGCCGTGAAGCGGTGGTCAACCTCAAGCTGCCGATGAAACAGCGTTACGCGGAAGTGAAGCGCTTGCTCGAACGCATCGCCGAAGGCTTCAAGGAGCGCGGGATCAAGGTCGAGATCGGCTGCAAGCAGCTGTACCACGACCGTGAAGAAGTGACCTGCCATTTGCGCCGGATCGATGTGAAGAAACCCAAGTCCCGCTGA